A window of the Dyadobacter pollutisoli genome harbors these coding sequences:
- a CDS encoding type VI secretion system Vgr family protein: MARQVNTSIEIEGGTQITRHLGLVIEQDLFAHHWFELLVPFDQLEDEGEHFFNRSHRAVMGKKITFSFSPRLGQESFDFTFQGIVTEIRLRSLSDMSSAFVLKGYSPTIVLEDSVQRRSFLRGTVQDIFNTVLQPYPQNLLRKQLNPENGGRAVPFTQYNESNYKFLSRVADRCCEWFYYNGRELVLGHGNDSQEVDFLVDGLQNFDVALTLHPSVFSLTGYNYTVPEAYTGDSAQQNVDGLTSLSEFALEQSDTLFAQSSLLPSPEIIGDQSEIDELTKMERSARVTSMVDFRGTGETPTISVGTVLVVKGQRLNERGEQYEENFGKYRVVHIRHEINTAGSYQNSFNAVPESAQHPPNNPHVKNPLGETEQAEVIANDDDASLGRVRVKFFWNQSRQQDQESIWMRVGTFHNSQGRGANFVPEIGAMVMIGYEGNLAENPFVMTSLYPKPEEDILYTNDENDVKVIATRSGNMLVFIDKDGDAQIQISNRNKTDTNLKFSFKDDGLIEMEVENGLIHLTSKDVNIEASNNITMKASSSFEVQAGSISIKADQDIKIESGTSTDVKAGTELNAEGTASATVKGAQVTIEGDATAELKASGPTTIKGALIMLN, translated from the coding sequence ATGGCACGACAGGTTAATACTTCCATTGAAATTGAGGGCGGAACGCAGATAACGCGGCATCTTGGCCTGGTGATCGAGCAGGATCTTTTTGCACATCATTGGTTTGAGCTATTGGTTCCGTTTGATCAGTTGGAAGATGAAGGCGAGCACTTTTTCAACAGGTCTCACCGGGCGGTAATGGGTAAGAAAATTACATTCTCTTTCAGTCCGAGGCTGGGCCAGGAGTCATTTGATTTTACATTTCAGGGCATTGTGACGGAGATACGGCTCCGCAGCCTGAGTGATATGAGCAGCGCTTTTGTACTGAAAGGATACAGCCCGACCATTGTTTTGGAAGATTCTGTACAGCGACGGTCGTTTTTGAGAGGGACGGTGCAGGACATTTTCAACACGGTGTTACAGCCTTATCCACAAAATCTGCTGAGAAAGCAGCTCAATCCTGAAAATGGGGGCCGGGCAGTGCCATTTACCCAATACAATGAGAGTAATTACAAGTTTCTAAGCCGGGTAGCGGACCGCTGCTGTGAATGGTTTTATTACAATGGCCGCGAGCTGGTACTGGGACACGGCAATGATTCGCAGGAAGTAGATTTTCTGGTCGACGGCCTGCAAAATTTCGACGTCGCATTGACACTGCATCCATCGGTTTTTAGTTTGACGGGATATAATTATACGGTTCCCGAAGCTTACACGGGCGATTCGGCGCAGCAGAATGTAGACGGACTTACCTCATTAAGTGAGTTTGCATTGGAACAATCGGACACACTTTTTGCTCAAAGTTCATTGCTGCCATCGCCCGAGATCATTGGTGACCAGAGCGAGATCGATGAGCTGACGAAAATGGAACGCTCCGCAAGGGTTACCTCCATGGTCGATTTCAGAGGTACGGGCGAAACGCCTACGATCAGCGTCGGGACGGTGCTGGTGGTAAAGGGACAGCGGCTCAACGAGCGTGGCGAGCAGTATGAGGAGAATTTTGGAAAATACCGGGTCGTTCACATTCGACACGAGATCAATACTGCGGGAAGTTATCAAAATTCGTTTAATGCGGTACCCGAGTCGGCGCAACACCCACCCAATAATCCTCATGTCAAAAATCCATTGGGCGAAACCGAGCAGGCCGAAGTGATCGCTAATGACGACGATGCGAGTTTGGGACGGGTACGGGTGAAGTTTTTTTGGAACCAGTCGCGGCAGCAGGACCAGGAATCAATATGGATGCGGGTGGGGACATTCCATAACTCACAGGGCAGGGGAGCCAATTTTGTGCCGGAAATAGGGGCAATGGTAATGATAGGCTACGAGGGCAACCTGGCCGAAAACCCATTTGTGATGACGAGCCTGTATCCCAAGCCGGAAGAGGACATTCTATACACCAATGACGAAAACGACGTCAAAGTAATTGCCACGAGGTCGGGAAATATGCTGGTCTTTATTGACAAAGACGGCGATGCGCAAATACAGATCAGCAACCGGAATAAGACGGACACTAATTTGAAATTTAGCTTCAAGGACGATGGATTGATTGAAATGGAAGTGGAAAACGGGTTGATCCATCTCACATCAAAGGATGTCAATATTGAGGCGTCCAATAACATTACCATGAAAGCCAGTTCCAGTTTCGAGGTGCAGGCGGGAAGCATCAGCATAAAGGCCGATCAGGACATTAAGATCGAAAGCGGGACATCAACCGACGTCAAGGCCGGTACCGAACTCAATGCGGAAGGTACTGCCAGCGCCACTGTCAAAGGAGCGCAGGTTACAATTGAAGGAGACGCCACGGCCGAACTGAAAGCCAGCGGGCCGACGACTATCAAAGGGGCACTAATCATGTTAAACTAA
- the tssD gene encoding type VI secretion system tube protein TssD has product MADQYATIGVEAHFTLDGKEFLVKKVSYGCNRNADERGSPTDAPKVRLIRLTITPTQNDDFALLYDWAFKNDRKLSGQIEFKYDNDSQVLRKMEFEDAYCVGFRESFLSKQSTMRGHKLAHVPDAKAYLPQHRGKDYFLRDSSIALVYELVLLPQKVKIGSVEITS; this is encoded by the coding sequence ATGGCTGATCAGTATGCTACAATCGGTGTGGAGGCGCACTTTACGCTGGACGGCAAAGAGTTTCTTGTTAAAAAGGTCTCATATGGCTGTAACCGTAATGCCGATGAGCGGGGAAGTCCTACCGACGCGCCGAAAGTGAGATTGATCAGGCTGACAATCACGCCGACTCAAAATGATGACTTCGCGCTGCTGTATGACTGGGCATTCAAAAACGACAGGAAACTGAGCGGACAGATCGAATTCAAGTACGATAACGATTCGCAGGTGTTACGGAAAATGGAGTTTGAAGACGCCTATTGCGTGGGTTTCAGGGAGTCGTTTCTTTCCAAACAGTCCACCATGAGAGGTCACAAACTCGCGCATGTACCCGACGCGAAGGCATATCTCCCGCAGCACCGGGGGAAGGATTATTTCCTGAGGGACAGCAGCATTGCGCTGGTTTACGAACTGGTACTATTACCGCAGAAAGTCAAAATAGGATCGGTTGAGATCACAAGCTAA
- the tssD gene encoding type VI secretion system tube protein TssD produces the protein MSFASTLKIDGEHEYSVMFMRFELHQTVDDAMSITSPIQWSYLYMELEMVLDDFLIEWANKPSQKYDLTVEQFGENGSFKTLSFKEAVCIEFVEMFDDGQDDLDKALANRLQNFITCLTITASSVEINEAKLENF, from the coding sequence ATGTCCTTCGCAAGCACACTGAAAATCGACGGCGAACATGAATATAGCGTCATGTTCATGCGGTTTGAGTTGCATCAAACGGTGGACGACGCTATGTCCATTACCTCACCCATTCAATGGTCGTATTTGTACATGGAGCTGGAAATGGTACTGGATGATTTTCTGATCGAATGGGCGAACAAGCCGTCTCAAAAATACGATCTGACTGTGGAGCAGTTTGGTGAAAATGGTTCTTTCAAGACATTGAGTTTCAAGGAAGCGGTCTGCATTGAATTCGTTGAAATGTTCGACGACGGTCAGGACGATCTGGACAAGGCGCTGGCGAACAGGTTGCAGAACTTCATCACCTGCCTCACGATCACGGCATCGAGTGTGGAGATTAATGAGGCCAAACTGGAAAATTTTTAA
- a CDS encoding DUF5458 family protein, with the protein MANEAKLNEEVSPAQGALKERTAVPLEAGLPLLAKYGSYDLVETIIEGAANINPEKKARKKIFLTEADKKKERQQLKKRLELWSELLSSADSVPEMIEIGQKQADTAFASLKENLGKAMEQLRPLEQSYRSVAMFFKNTEQEKVKNVTFLNATPDQLQDLDVTTFIDAVGEELAAKFDRLDLRENYSILNVPGYLGSGKVVDKWAKMAHKNKAMLLTDFMHLDAPEDVMELFESANLTGGAAHLSNVMMTCNWLVGRAKHDDLGEEEDLYIPPSTALAGNVYKTLMSQVAAGKKHGTLSEVDGVRFPLKKSEIADLEKMGLIPMVNEYSKVMAFSAKTLFNGDNVGLQTYSVVRVFDYITKVLIDFLNRRAFENFDYNTKNDLKKQIIKFLDSVTGPGKLIEKFSVMRFEQDKNQKDKVYLDIHMVPYFPAKNFMIALTGQKGDDLDAAEWAAEYAQQ; encoded by the coding sequence ATGGCAAACGAAGCAAAATTAAATGAAGAGGTGTCTCCGGCTCAGGGCGCGTTGAAAGAACGCACTGCGGTCCCATTGGAGGCGGGCCTTCCTCTTCTTGCCAAATATGGAAGTTACGACTTGGTGGAAACCATTATTGAAGGTGCCGCCAACATTAACCCCGAGAAAAAAGCTAGGAAGAAAATATTCCTCACCGAGGCCGATAAAAAGAAAGAGCGCCAACAACTCAAAAAACGCCTTGAACTCTGGTCCGAGCTGCTGAGTAGCGCTGATTCTGTTCCTGAAATGATTGAAATCGGTCAAAAACAGGCAGATACGGCATTTGCGTCTTTGAAAGAAAATCTGGGAAAAGCCATGGAGCAGCTGCGTCCGCTGGAACAGTCATACCGGTCGGTTGCCATGTTTTTCAAAAATACAGAGCAGGAAAAGGTGAAAAATGTGACGTTCCTGAATGCTACGCCTGATCAGTTGCAGGACCTGGATGTTACTACATTCATTGATGCGGTGGGTGAAGAGCTGGCTGCGAAATTTGACCGGCTGGACCTTCGTGAAAACTATTCGATCCTGAATGTCCCGGGTTACCTCGGTTCCGGCAAAGTAGTGGATAAATGGGCGAAAATGGCTCATAAAAATAAAGCAATGCTGCTCACCGATTTTATGCATCTGGATGCTCCTGAGGATGTTATGGAGCTTTTTGAATCGGCTAATCTCACGGGCGGCGCGGCGCATTTGAGCAATGTGATGATGACCTGTAACTGGCTGGTAGGTAGGGCAAAGCATGACGATCTCGGCGAGGAAGAGGATCTGTACATTCCGCCTTCTACCGCATTGGCCGGTAATGTTTACAAAACGCTCATGTCGCAGGTCGCCGCCGGTAAAAAACACGGAACGCTCAGCGAAGTAGACGGGGTACGTTTTCCATTGAAAAAATCAGAGATCGCGGATCTTGAAAAAATGGGGCTGATCCCGATGGTGAACGAGTACAGCAAAGTGATGGCGTTTTCGGCCAAGACATTGTTCAATGGCGACAATGTAGGTTTGCAAACCTATTCTGTCGTGCGGGTTTTTGACTATATCACCAAAGTGCTCATTGATTTTCTGAACAGAAGGGCATTTGAAAATTTCGATTACAACACGAAGAATGACCTGAAAAAACAGATCATCAAGTTCCTTGACAGCGTCACCGGCCCTGGCAAACTCATTGAAAAATTCAGTGTCATGCGGTTTGAACAGGATAAAAACCAAAAAGACAAGGTATATCTCGACATTCACATGGTACCCTATTTCCCCGCCAAAAACTTCATGATCGCACTCACCGGGCAGAAAGGGGACGATCTGGATGCGGCAGAATGGGCGGCTGAGTATGCGCAACAGTGA
- a CDS encoding PAAR domain-containing protein, with protein MGQPAARVGDMHVCPMATPGTPPIPHVGGPVLPPGTPTVLIGGQPAAGAGDMCVCVGPPDVIAMGSTTVLIGGKPAARMGDTTAHGGTIVLGCPTVLIG; from the coding sequence ATGGGACAACCAGCCGCGCGAGTAGGAGACATGCACGTATGCCCGATGGCGACGCCGGGCACGCCACCAATCCCCCATGTGGGCGGACCTGTACTACCTCCGGGAACGCCTACCGTGCTCATAGGCGGGCAACCGGCTGCGGGCGCGGGCGATATGTGTGTATGTGTGGGGCCGCCTGACGTCATTGCAATGGGCTCGACAACGGTACTGATCGGAGGAAAACCGGCAGCGAGAATGGGCGATACTACCGCGCATGGCGGCACCATTGTATTAGGATGCCCCACGGTTTTGATCGGCTGA
- a CDS encoding OmpA family protein, producing the protein MKYKRFLMTLLLFPVTMTLLHAQCGFLAGKVTDMSGSGPLIASLSAKTDQGKVRLGKTDSLGVFNVEMPCHITELTVESLKYQTLHIPVNVDGKAEGTFFVTVAMVPQGKQTSDEPYAQSEQTHFELKDSTKTLTSIVRRFEVKDAMTNESLPAEICLYYTQKQKKDCFSLVISRPTVEVIFTEKDIVALEVKSPGYQAYNGNLILDKTDDEPRTYIIKLNRQHTILSVNIINAKTGIQCRLTEENKEVVAMNRINDGHYYAELVSGKSYRFVISAGQDQKEFVNAVASLKEGLTLKSFRLPDRELPVAPVEIVNKSTITASDKTLYFPRSDYKLPLQSRTYLDSVAVFIMENKNKGLRITGHTDNVGNPNLNLTLSEYRVRVISRYLVGKGVPEKVIVASGLGSKYPVRPNDTEENRRMNRRVEVQIVDLQ; encoded by the coding sequence ATGAAATACAAACGTTTTTTGATGACCCTGTTATTGTTCCCGGTAACAATGACATTGCTCCACGCCCAATGCGGGTTCCTGGCAGGTAAAGTCACGGACATGTCCGGGTCGGGGCCGCTCATTGCAAGCCTGTCGGCCAAAACCGACCAGGGAAAGGTACGCTTGGGGAAAACAGATAGTCTCGGTGTGTTCAATGTGGAAATGCCTTGCCATATTACGGAGCTGACGGTCGAATCTCTCAAATACCAGACTTTGCATATCCCGGTGAATGTCGATGGTAAGGCTGAGGGCACCTTTTTTGTTACCGTTGCTATGGTGCCACAGGGCAAGCAAACCAGTGACGAACCTTATGCGCAATCGGAACAAACGCATTTTGAACTAAAAGACAGTACCAAAACACTCACTTCTATTGTCAGGCGGTTTGAGGTAAAAGACGCGATGACGAATGAGTCGCTACCGGCCGAAATATGCCTCTACTATACCCAAAAGCAAAAAAAGGATTGTTTTAGTCTAGTAATTTCCCGCCCGACCGTCGAAGTGATTTTTACTGAAAAAGACATTGTCGCGCTGGAAGTGAAGTCGCCGGGGTACCAGGCTTACAATGGCAACCTGATCCTGGACAAAACAGACGATGAGCCGAGGACTTACATTATCAAGCTGAACAGGCAGCATACCATTTTATCCGTCAACATTATCAATGCAAAAACGGGCATTCAATGTCGGCTGACCGAAGAAAACAAGGAGGTAGTAGCCATGAACCGGATCAATGACGGCCATTACTATGCGGAACTCGTGTCAGGTAAATCGTACCGGTTTGTGATATCGGCCGGGCAGGATCAGAAAGAATTTGTAAACGCGGTGGCCTCCCTGAAAGAAGGGTTGACATTGAAATCGTTCCGCCTGCCGGACAGGGAATTGCCCGTCGCGCCGGTTGAAATAGTAAATAAAAGCACGATAACAGCCTCAGACAAAACACTGTACTTTCCGAGAAGCGATTACAAGCTGCCATTGCAATCCAGGACTTATCTCGACTCAGTCGCCGTATTTATTATGGAAAATAAAAACAAAGGCTTGCGGATTACAGGCCACACGGACAATGTAGGCAACCCCAACCTGAACCTCACATTATCGGAGTACCGCGTACGGGTTATCTCCCGTTACCTGGTTGGGAAGGGTGTTCCTGAAAAAGTGATTGTGGCCTCAGGCCTGGGAAGCAAGTATCCGGTGAGGCCCAACGATACCGAAGAAAACAGACGTATGAACAGGCGTGTAGAGGTTCAAATAGTTGATTTACAATGA
- a CDS encoding fibronectin type III domain-containing protein produces MRRNLARYGAAMCMTMLYGCNLFAPVDPLPPAFSTIEVVDIKRNEITVSGIIQKPDSKNDRQEKKSGEIMEYGLVYGTTQVLSVESGKVIKLGTTATLPLTIQNQKISGLVANTQYYVAIYARNEGGGMAYSQSVNVKTTDQPGIFTSKVSIKVPVSGGSFYDLDEGKVVAKGDAQADVTMDLFTISGRGTVLGIAVADGVVSKNMGIVDFNSLTYLQLLNTMDYRPDGISLLMNATTANTVIAFKTKGGRYGKWRIESLTGTDLTMSLVSFEN; encoded by the coding sequence ATGAGAAGGAATCTGGCAAGATATGGCGCTGCAATGTGTATGACTATGCTCTACGGATGCAATCTTTTTGCGCCGGTGGACCCGCTCCCTCCTGCTTTTTCTACGATCGAAGTGGTGGATATCAAGCGTAATGAAATTACCGTGAGCGGCATCATTCAGAAACCGGATAGCAAGAATGACAGGCAGGAAAAGAAAAGCGGCGAAATCATGGAGTATGGACTGGTTTACGGAACAACTCAAGTCCTGAGTGTCGAATCGGGCAAGGTGATCAAACTCGGAACTACGGCTACTTTGCCGCTGACAATCCAGAACCAGAAGATCAGCGGGCTGGTTGCCAATACACAATATTACGTGGCAATTTATGCCAGAAATGAAGGGGGTGGGATGGCCTACAGCCAGAGCGTGAATGTGAAAACAACGGATCAACCGGGTATTTTCACCAGTAAGGTCTCCATCAAAGTGCCCGTGAGCGGTGGTTCATTTTATGATCTGGACGAAGGGAAAGTAGTGGCCAAAGGTGATGCCCAGGCTGACGTTACCATGGACTTATTTACTATTTCGGGAAGAGGGACTGTACTGGGAATCGCGGTGGCAGACGGAGTTGTTTCCAAAAACATGGGGATCGTTGATTTTAACTCCCTAACCTACTTGCAATTACTGAACACTATGGATTACAGACCCGATGGGATTTCACTGCTCATGAACGCTACAACTGCCAATACTGTGATTGCTTTTAAGACAAAAGGCGGACGGTATGGTAAATGGAGAATAGAATCGCTGACTGGTACTGACCTGACTATGAGCCTGGTCTCTTTTGAAAACTAA
- a CDS encoding ATP-dependent Clp protease ATP-binding subunit gives MQTEALRYAINVAQSLAREYRQERFGPAHLLMALLHNDVGLASELVMAGKDVSYLRDWAEVRLEESPKSIKVPETPLSDSQAASCLELAELIALQLNTDTDPLCALAAILKPGVGFSADQLKSLPVTQKEVLAMNRQTSASQSENGSSEEAKASPKPAGTAKAGSSNLEKYTSDKTQRAADGKTDSVIGRDREIRQMAEILGRRSKPNVILTGEPGVGKSALVEGFAKLISEKKVPQLLQNARLLELDTGALVAGASYKGEIEERLKGILNEIKAFDKAILFIDEIHVLLDPKGSVGAGVAQLLKPELARGELTLIGATTPEEYRKYIEKDEAFSRRFEVLHVEEPDEATATRMIEHILPVYEAHHGLKVAPGTAAEAVKLSKRYVKERRLPDVALDLLDRTMAAMRLMEEVSENELISLQTDLDALLATDEAERIHELKWFARQLPNRLSPLLTGKLEQDGEEDFETAEGIHGHLSSKLAALQQLAVQRSDSVGKNEIAAVISHKTGIPLGKLQSSERDKLLGIDEVLKKRVVGQDQAVKALSEAILESRSGLIKAGQPTGSFFLLGPTGTGKTEIAKALADFLFNDESFLIRFDMSEFKEEHSAALLYGAPPGYVGYEEGGLLVNKIRQKPYSVVLFDEIEKAHPSVFDLFLQILDEGKLHDRLGKEGDFSNAVILFTSNIGQEHIVQEFNKGGIPKSADLMEIMAKYFRPEFLARLTEIVPFAPISEENVVKIFDIHLRGLTDLMEKQGITLQLTPEARKHIAMQGFTPRYGVRPLKGVIRNMLRRPISRMIISGDIGKGSVIRLSLGEDQEVIWETEKADVETIVS, from the coding sequence ATGCAGACCGAAGCTCTCAGATACGCGATCAATGTTGCGCAGTCACTCGCGCGGGAATACCGACAGGAACGTTTTGGACCGGCCCATTTACTAATGGCGCTGCTGCATAATGACGTCGGGCTGGCTTCGGAGCTGGTCATGGCAGGCAAGGATGTATCCTACCTGCGGGACTGGGCAGAGGTAAGGCTGGAAGAAAGCCCCAAATCGATTAAAGTACCGGAAACTCCATTGTCCGACAGCCAGGCGGCGTCCTGCCTGGAACTGGCCGAGCTGATAGCCCTGCAACTCAATACAGACACAGACCCATTGTGTGCATTGGCCGCTATTTTGAAACCGGGCGTCGGATTTTCAGCTGATCAGCTAAAATCATTGCCAGTTACCCAGAAGGAAGTACTGGCTATGAACCGGCAGACATCGGCCAGCCAAAGTGAGAACGGAAGTTCGGAAGAGGCAAAGGCTTCGCCAAAACCGGCTGGTACAGCAAAAGCGGGTTCAAGTAATCTTGAAAAATATACTTCTGACAAAACCCAGAGAGCCGCGGACGGCAAAACGGATTCTGTCATTGGCCGCGATCGGGAAATTCGGCAAATGGCGGAGATACTGGGACGGAGAAGCAAGCCCAATGTTATTCTCACAGGTGAGCCAGGCGTCGGTAAATCAGCGTTGGTGGAAGGTTTTGCCAAATTGATATCCGAGAAAAAAGTGCCTCAGCTACTTCAAAATGCAAGATTGCTGGAACTGGACACAGGCGCATTGGTTGCGGGCGCTTCATATAAAGGCGAAATTGAGGAGCGTTTGAAAGGGATTTTGAATGAAATAAAAGCATTTGACAAAGCGATTTTATTCATTGACGAAATACACGTTTTGCTGGATCCGAAAGGTTCGGTAGGAGCAGGAGTCGCGCAGTTGCTGAAACCTGAACTGGCCAGAGGCGAGCTGACATTGATCGGCGCTACTACGCCGGAAGAGTACCGCAAGTACATTGAAAAGGACGAGGCATTTTCGCGCAGGTTTGAAGTACTGCATGTGGAGGAACCTGATGAGGCCACAGCTACGCGGATGATCGAGCATATCCTGCCGGTTTACGAAGCGCATCACGGACTGAAAGTAGCACCAGGTACCGCCGCAGAAGCAGTGAAATTGTCGAAAAGATATGTGAAGGAACGTCGTTTACCGGATGTAGCACTGGATTTGTTGGACAGGACCATGGCTGCCATGCGGCTAATGGAGGAGGTTTCGGAAAATGAGCTGATCTCGTTGCAAACTGACCTCGACGCGCTGTTAGCCACTGACGAAGCCGAGAGGATTCACGAATTGAAATGGTTTGCACGGCAATTACCCAATCGATTGAGTCCATTGCTTACTGGCAAACTCGAACAAGACGGAGAAGAAGACTTCGAAACGGCAGAAGGTATTCACGGTCATTTGAGTAGCAAACTAGCAGCTTTGCAACAGCTGGCAGTCCAACGTTCGGATAGTGTTGGTAAAAACGAGATTGCAGCCGTCATTTCCCATAAAACAGGCATTCCATTAGGCAAGCTGCAAAGTTCTGAGCGGGATAAGCTGCTGGGCATTGATGAAGTTTTGAAGAAAAGAGTAGTTGGCCAGGACCAGGCAGTGAAGGCACTCAGCGAGGCCATTCTGGAATCTCGTTCAGGGCTGATCAAGGCGGGGCAGCCTACCGGATCGTTTTTCCTGCTGGGACCTACCGGTACTGGTAAAACTGAAATAGCAAAAGCACTGGCGGATTTTCTGTTCAATGATGAATCGTTCCTGATTCGGTTCGATATGTCGGAATTTAAGGAGGAACATTCCGCAGCGCTGTTGTATGGCGCACCTCCTGGCTATGTTGGTTATGAGGAAGGTGGGTTGTTAGTCAATAAAATACGCCAGAAACCCTACTCAGTTGTTTTATTCGACGAAATAGAAAAAGCGCACCCGTCTGTTTTTGACCTTTTTCTTCAAATTCTGGATGAGGGCAAGTTACACGACAGGCTGGGTAAAGAGGGGGACTTCTCCAACGCGGTGATTCTGTTCACTTCCAACATTGGTCAGGAACACATTGTTCAGGAGTTTAATAAAGGAGGAATTCCGAAATCTGCCGATCTGATGGAGATCATGGCGAAGTACTTCCGGCCGGAATTTTTGGCAAGATTGACCGAGATCGTTCCTTTTGCTCCGATATCCGAAGAAAACGTCGTGAAGATCTTCGACATTCATTTACGCGGGCTCACCGACCTGATGGAAAAACAGGGTATCACTTTACAACTCACTCCGGAAGCCAGAAAACACATTGCAATGCAGGGCTTTACGCCGAGATACGGTGTTCGGCCATTGAAAGGAGTGATCCGGAATATGCTGCGAAGGCCTATCAGCAGAATGATCATTTCGGGGGACATTGGCAAAGGTTCGGTGATCAGATTAAGCCTCGGCGAGGATCAGGAAGTGATTTGGGAGACAGAAAAAGCAGACGTGGAAACTATAGTTTCTTAA